Genomic window (Thermodesulfobacteriota bacterium):
CAAAGAAGAAATAAAAATGGTTAATGAAACCAGAAAGATTTTAGCAGATGATAATATTGGTATTACAGCGACAACCGTACGTGTTCCGGTTTATTTTGGACATTCAGAGTCGGTTAATGTGGAAACAGAAAAGGAAATATCAGCAAACGAAGTGAGATCTTTGCTTGAAAATGAACCCGGACTAAAAGTATTGGATCAACCTGAAGAAAATATTTATCCCTTGGCAATTGATGCAGCAGGGCAGGATCTGACTCTGGTCGGACGAATCAGAGATGACAAGTCCGTCCAAAATGGTATTAATATCTGGATTGTAGCGGACAACATACGTAAAGGTGCCGCAACCAATGCTGTTCAGATCGCTGAAATTCTGGCAAAAGATTATTTATCGGGAGTATAACAGTTGGATCGAATACCTATGACGCAAAAAGGTTATGACGTTCTTAAAAAGGAACTGAATAATTTAAAAAAAGTTGAAAGACCTAAAAATATAAAAGCAATTGAAGAAGCTCGCGCTCACGGGGACCTTTCAGAAAACGCGGAATTTGATGCGGCAAAAGATCGGCAGAGTTTTATTGAAGGCCGTATAGGTGAATTGACATTTAAACTGGCAAATGCAGATGTAATTAACACTGACAAGCTTCCCACAGACAGGGCTGTATTCGGCTCAAAGGTAATGATTGAAAATATAGATACCGGTGAAAATATCGAGTATCAGCTTGTAGGACCTGAAGAGTCTAATATTGAACAAGGCCGAATATCTGTGTCCTCACCTTTGGGGAAAAAAATTATAGGGAAAAGACCGGGAGATGAGTTTGTCCTGCAGGTTCCTGCGGGGAAAAGAAATTTTGAATTGATAGAGATATTATAATCGTAACAGACGGAGGAAATAAAGTGGCACGCATTACTGTTGAAGATTGCTTGAGAAAAGTACCCAATCGT
Coding sequences:
- the greA gene encoding transcription elongation factor GreA, with amino-acid sequence MDRIPMTQKGYDVLKKELNNLKKVERPKNIKAIEEARAHGDLSENAEFDAAKDRQSFIEGRIGELTFKLANADVINTDKLPTDRAVFGSKVMIENIDTGENIEYQLVGPEESNIEQGRISVSSPLGKKIIGKRPGDEFVLQVPAGKRNFELIEIL